In Paracoccus contaminans, the genomic stretch CTGAGGATGGTCAAGGCCGTGTTCAGCGGCCCCGAGAACAGGTTGAGGCGCAGCCATCGCCACGCGCCCGCCTGGCGCGCGGGCGGGAGCGCGGGGGGCAGCATGGCCGCGCGGACGAAGGGGACGGCCTCGGCGTGACGCTCGCTCACCTCACCGCTCCTTCAGCTTGATGCGGACGTTGTAGACATTCAGGACGGCCGAGATGGTCAGGCTGATGGCAAGATAGATGCCCATCATCACGATCATGGATTCCATCTCGCGCCCCGTCTGGTTCAGCGTCGTGCCCCCCAGCGTGGCGCGCAGGTCGGGATAGCCGACGGCGATCGCCAGGCTGCTGTTCTTGGTCAGGTTGAGATATTGCGAGATCAGCGGCGGGATGATGACGCGCAGCGCCTGCGGCAGCACCACCAGCCCCATGATCGAGCGCGGGCGCAGCCCCAGCGCGGCAGCCGCCTCGGCCTGGCCGCGGCTGACCGACAGGATGCCGGCGCGGACGATCTCGGCCACATAGCTGCCGGTATAGATCGACAGCGCCAGCAGCAGGACGACAAAGGCGTTGTCGAGATTGATCCCGCCGGCGAAGTTGAAGCCCTTCAGCTCGGGCCGGACCAGATGCACGGCAAAGATGCGGCTCAGCAGCAGGATGGGGGCGGCGAACAGCAGCAGGGTGATCCACCATGTCGCAGGGCGGCGGCCGGTGGCCTGCTGGCGCGCCCGTGCCCGTGCCCGCACCCAGTGATTGATGCAGAAGGCCGCCGCCAGCCCCAGGGCAAAGGCCAGCAGGACCGCGTCGATTCGCAGCCCGCCCAAAACGACCGCGCCCGGATCGTTGTCGATCGCCAGCCGCGGTATCGCGGTATAGCGGTTGGTTGGCGCCACGGCGCCCAGCAGCATCGAGGCGGCGGCCGTCCCGTCAGGGCCGGCGGGCCGATACTCTCGCGGGCCGGGCAGCACCTCGGTAAAGACCGCCAGTACCACCAGGATCCACAGCAGCAGCGGCACGTTGCGGACGATCTCGACATAGGTGCCGACCAGCCGCGAGACGAGCCAGTTCCCCGACAGCCGCAGGACACCGGCAAGAACCCCGATGATGGTGGCGAAAAGACAGCCCAGCGCCGATACCAGCAGCGTGTTCGCCAGCCCCACCATGGCGGCGCGCAGATGCGACCGCCCTGGATCATAGGGGATGACGGTGAAGGGAATGTCATATCCCGCACGGTTGCGCAGGAAGGAAAAGTCGAAGGTCTTGCCCATCCGGGCAAGGTTCTGGACGGTGTTGTTCACCAGCCAGGCTGCGGCGAGCATCACCAGGATGAACACCGCCGCCTGGATCAGCAGCGAACGATAATGCCGATCGCGGACCAGCATCGACAGCCGGAACGGCTGTCCCTGAGGAGCAGCGGATGTCATCGGTCAACCTTCCCTGTCGGCGCGGCGGGTCTGTTGCCTGCCTTCCGCCGGGGCAGCCAGGCAGGCGCAAGACGCCTGCCGGCCAAGGATATGCGCGTAAAGAAGCGGGCCCGCGATCAGCGGAACGGCATCGCATACATCAGGCCGCCCTGCGTCCACAGGGCGTTCAGCCCGCGGGCCAGGCCGATGGGGGTCTGCTCGCCGATATTGGCGGCGAAGATTTCCCCGTAGTTGCCCGAGGCGGCGATGGCGCGCTTGGCCCATTCCTTGTCCAGGCCCAGCATCTTGCCGTAATCGTCGGTCGTGCCCAGCATCCGCTGCACGTCGGGGTTGGTCGAGGACTTGGACTGCTCCTCGAGATTGGCCGAGGTGATGCCGTATTCCTCGGCCGAGATCAGCGCGAACAGCGTCCAGCGCACGATGTCGCCCCAGTTGTTGTCGCCATGCCGCACCACCGGGCCGAGCGGTTCCTTCGAGATGATCTCGGGCAGGATGATGTGGTTGTCGGGGTCGGCAAAGGCTGCCCGCGTCGCGGCCAGGCCCGAGGCGTCGGTGGTGTAGGCATCGCAGGCGCCGGCGGTGTATTGCTGTTCGCCCTCGGCGTTCGAATCGATGTTGACGGCCTTGTAGGTGACGTTGTTGGACTTGGCCCAGTCCGCCAGGTTCAGTTCGGTCGAGGTGCCGGTCTGAACGCAGATGGTCGCGCCTTCCAGTTCCTTGGCCGAAGTCACCCCCAGATCCTTGCGGACCATGAAGCCCTGCCCGTCGTAATAGTTGACGCCGGCGAAATCGAGCTTGAGGTCCGTGTCGCGCTGGAACGTCCAGGTCGAGTTGCGGGCCAGCACGTCCACCTCGCCCGAGGACAGGGCGGTGAAGCGGGTCTGCCCGGTCGTGGGCACATACTTGACCTTGGTCGCATCGCCCAGGACGGCGGCGGCCACGGCCTTGCAGATGGCGATGTCGAAACCCGACCAGTTGCCGTTGGCATCGGGCGCGGCAAAGCCGACCAGCCCGGCATTGACGCCGCAGTTCAGCACGCCGCGCGACTTGACCTGGGCCAGCGTGTCGCCTTCGGCCGCCAGGGCGCCGCCCGCCATCAATGCGGTTGCGCCAACGGTCGCAAGAAAAGCAAGGTTTCGCATGAACATCCTCTCTGTTGCTGCCCGCGCTGGTTCCGCGCAGTGCGATTGGTCGCCCCGGACGCATCGTCCACGGAACAGGGGCATTGTGACGCGTGGTCCCCCTGCGTCAAGCGACTCGCGCATGGGGGGGGCAGATGCCGGGCGGCTCAGCCCGCCAGCAGGTCCAGCAGCCGCGCCGCGGCCCGCATCCCCTCCAGCCGCGCTGCGGCGGCTGTCTCGGCCTCGTCGTCGCGGCCCCATTGCTCGGCCTGGAACGTCTCGTCGATGCGCGAGAGCGCATGGGCCGTGTCCGCATCCAGCCGCCTTTCCAGCACCGCCAGCCCCAGGATCAGCGAGCCGGGCAGCGTCACCAGATCGTGCAGCGCGGTCAGCTGCCAGGGCGTCAGCGCGTCCAGCCGGTCCCGCAGCCGCGCCAGCGCGCCCGCATCCTGCGCGACGGGCATGACCCCTTCGGTGATCCTCAGCGGCGCCTTCAAGGCGCGGGCCGCCCAGTCGATCAGCGGGTCCCACCCCGCCGCCTGCCGTTCGGCCAGCGCCGCCGGCCCGCTGGCGCGATAGGACAGCAGATCCGTCCCGCCATAGCCCGCCAGCATGTCCGCCACGGCCGCGAACTGCGGCGTGACCTTTTCGACGGCCGAATTCGCGGCCCGCGTCAGAGGCATGGCGTTGGGGTCGATCACCTCTGCCTGCGCGTCCCATTCGCCGGCAATCGCCTCGGCCAGCGCACGGTTCGGCATGACCAGCGCCAGCTTGCCCGGCGTGCGGATCGGCCGGCCGTCCAGCAGGATCTGCCAGCCCCCGCCCTCGGGCGCCACGCTGGCGGCCTTCCAGAACCGGCGGGCCTTCCATTCGCTCATCCCAGCACCCCGTCCAGCAGCCGGCCCAGCCCGGCCATGTCGGCCGCCACGGCCCGCGCGCCGGCTGCGCGCAGATCGTCCGGCCCATGATGGCCCCAGGCAACGCCGATCCCGGCCACGCCCGCGTTGGCGGCCATCTGCATGTCAAAGCTGGTATCGCCCACCATCACCGCGTCGCCCGCCGCGGCCCCCGCCGCGCGCAGGCAGGCGATGACCATGCCCGGCGCAGGCTTGGACGGGTGGTCGTCCGCGCATTGCGTGGTGACGAACAGCCCGCCCAGATCATGGGCGGCCAGCAGCGCATCCAGCCCGCGCCGCGACTTGCCCGTCGCCACCGCCATCAGCACGTCGTCCCGCGCGGCCAGCCGGCCCAGCAGATCGCGCGCGCCGGGGAACAGGGGCGATTCGTTTCTGACGCGGGCGGCCGAATAAGCCGCGCGGTAGCCATCCACCACGCGCGCGCGGGTCGCCTCGTCCGCATCCGGCAGCAGCGTTTCCACCGCAACAGGCAGCGACAGGCCGACGATGGCGCTGACCGCGCGGTCGGGCAGCGTGGGCAGCCCCGCCGCGCGCATCCCGGCCCCCATCGAGTCCATGATGACGGCGTGGCTGTCCACCAGCGTGCCATCAATGTCCCAGATGACCAGCTTCACGGCGCATCCTCGAATGGATCGGCGGGCACGTCGTTCTCGTGCCAGCCGAGGGTCTGCCATGTCCGGGCCATGTGGTCGGGCAGCGGCGCCGTCAGCGTGATGCGCTTGCCCGTGACCGGGTGATCAAAGCTGATGGACCGGGCGTGCAGGTGCAGCTTGCGGCTGATCTCTCCGCCCAGCTGCGCGCCCCAGCCGTCGCCCAGGTTTTCCTGGCCCGAGCCGCCGTATTTGCCATCCCCGATGATCGGATGCCCCAGTTCCGCCATATGGGCGCGCAGCTGGTGGGTGCGGCCGGTGATCGGCACCAGCGCCGCCCAGCTGACGCGGGTGCCCAGGCTGTCCAGCACGGCGTAATCGGTGGTGGCGCGCCGGGCGCCCTCGGTCTGGTCAACCTTGGCGGGATGGATCGCCATCATCCGCTCGCCCTCGCCGCCGCGCCCATGGCCTGGCGCCTTGACGAGGCCGAAGCGCACCGTCCCCATCCGGGGGCTGGGCACACCGGCCACGGCGGCCCAATAGATCTTGCGCGTCGTGCGGGCACGGAAGGATTCCGACAGCCGCCGCGCCACCCGGTCGGTGCGCGCCAGCAGCAGCACGCCCGAGGTATCCTTGTCCAGCCGGTGGACCAGCTTGGGCCGTTCCTTGTAGCCGAACATCAGCGCCGCCGACAGCCCGTCCACGTGCCGCTCGCCCTGCCCCGAGCCGCCTTGCGAGGGCAGGCCGGGCGGCTTGTTCAGGGCGATGACGTGATCGTCCTTCCACAGAACGGCCGACTGGATCATCTGCGCGTCGGTTTCGCGCAGCGCGGGGCGGGGCGCGGCCGGGACGGGCGCGGAATCGGGCAAAGGCGGGATGCGGATGTCCTGCCCGGCGATGATCCGCGCGGCCGGTTTGACACGGGCGCCATCGACACGCAGCTCGCCCTTGCGGCACATCTTTTCGACCGCGATCTGGTTCAGCTGCGGAAAGCGCCTGCGCAGCCAGCGGTCGAGCCTCTGCTCGCCCTCCTCAGCGCCGACCCGGATGATCTGCACCCCGCTCATGCCGGGCGCGCCAGAAACAGGCCAAGGGCCAGCGCCCCCAGCGACAGCGCGACCGAAGCCGCGACATAGGCCGCGGCCGCGCCGTGCTGGCCACGGGTCCACAGCGTCACCGTGTCCAGCGAAAAGGCCGAAAATGTCGTGAAGCCGCCAAGCAGGCCCGTCATCAGCAAGGGGCCGAACTGGCCCGCCCGCGACGCGGCCAGCCCCATCAGGAACGAGCCGAGGATGTTGACAGCCAGTGTCGCGGCCGGAAAGCCCGGACCGAAGGCCGCCAGCGCCGCCCGGCTCACGCCGTAACGCGCGAGCGAGCCCGCCGCCCCGCCCAGCGCGACCTGAAGAAATGGGTTCATCATGGCGGCTGGGTGCAGGGGGCGGCGAGCAAAGTCAATGCCGCAGCGCCGGGGCCACGGCGCCATCGGGCTGCGCCGCCCGGCAGCGGCCAGGAGGCGGAGCCGGGCCGGCGGCAAGGCCAAGGGCGCGCTGCCCACCGGACCGCCGGCAGATATCCGCAGCCGCCCGAACACGCCTGGCATCAGCCCCCGCGCCTCAGCCGCTGGGTAACGAACCAGTCGAGCCGCTTCTTCAGTTCCCGCTCGAACCCCCGCTCGACCGGCTGATAGAGGACGGGGCGCTTCATCCCTTCGGGAAAGTAGTTCTGCCCGGAAAAGGCGTTTTCCTCGTCATGGTCATAGGCATATCCGGCCCCGTATCCCTGTTCCTTCATCAGCCGGGTGGGGGCGTTCAGGATATGCGCCGGGGGCATCAGGCTGCCGGTCCGCTTGGCCTCGGCCCGCGCGGCCTTGTAGGCGGCATAGCCGGCGTTCGATTTCGGGGCGAGCGCGAGATAGATCACCGCCTGCGCCAGCGCCAGCTCGCCCTCGGGCGAGCCCAGCCGTTCATAAAGCGCCCAGGCATCCAGGCAGTGGCGCTGCGCGGCGGGGTCGGCAAGGCCGATATCCTCGACCGCCATGCGGGTGATGCGGCGGGCCAGATAGCGCGGATCCTCGCCCCCCTCCAGCATCCGGGCAAGCCAATAGAGCGCCGCGTCGGGATCGCTGCCGCGCACGGATTTGTGCAGGGCGGAAATCAGGTTGAAATGCTCGTCCCCCGCCTTGTCGTATTTCGCCGCGCGGCGCATCAGGCGCTGGGACAGCGCCTCCGCGCTCAGCGGACGGTCGGTTTTCCAGGCCATCACCTGCTCGATCAGGTTCAGCGCCGCGCGCCCGTCGCCATCGGCCATCGCCAGCAGCGCCTCGCGCGCATGCCCGTCCAGCGGCAAGGGGCGGCCCAGTTCCCGTTCGGCCCGCTGCGCCAGCAGTTCGAGATCGGCAAGCTCAAGTCGCTTGAGCACCACCACCTGCGCGCGCGACAGAAGCGCGGCGTTCAGTTCGAAGCTGGGGTTTTCGGTCGTGGCCCCGACCAGCAGGATCGTCCCATCCTCCATATGCGGCAGGAAACTGTCCTGCTGCGCCTTGTTGAAGCGGTGGATCTCGTCCACGAACAGCAGCGTTCCCTGCCCCGCCTCGTTGCGCAGCCTTGCGGCATCGAAAACCTTGCGCAGCTCGGGCACGCCGGAAAAGATGGCCGAAATCTGGACAAAGGCGCGGTCGGTCCGGTCGGCCAGCAGCCGCGCGATGGTTGTCTTGCCCACCCCCGGCGGACCCCACAGGATCACGGAGGACAGGCTGCCCGCCGCCAGCATCGCGCCCAGGGGCCCGTTCTCGCCCAGCACCGCGGACTGGCCGATCACCTCGGCAAGCAGCCGGGGGCGCAGGCGATCCGCCAGGGGACGATGCGCCGAGGCCCCGGCCTTGACCGAGGAGGGAACAGGATCGGGGGGAAGCGAGTCGAACAGATCGGCCATGACACGAGGCTAAGCTTTCCCGCCGGCGGAGTGTATCCCCGCCGGCGGCGGCCAGATCAGTGCATCTTGCCGGCCAGGTTGATGGCAGTGCACTGGTAATAGCCGTCATCGATCCAGCACAGGCGGCCGATCGCCTCTGCCTCGATCTTGCAGCGGCTGAACATGCGCGGCCAGCATTCGCCGTTGAGCGACAGCAGCCGCGTCGCCCCGACATCGCGCGCGCAGGCGATCATGGTGCGCACCAGCTCGCCATGCACCTTGCGGCGGATCGCCTGGGGGGTGTCGTGGCTGACGAACAGGCGGGTTGCTTCCCATGTGTGTTCGTCCACGGGCGCCTCGTCATACAGCAGATCCTGGGGAATCGATCCGCCCAGCACGCCGCGCTGCGCATCGCGGATCATGTAGGAATAGATCCCGCAGCTTGCCGTGGTGGGGGTCAGCCGCATCCCGGCCAGGACCGTTGCGCCGTCATGGACAGCCACCCAGCGGCTTTGCGGGGTGTCATACTGGTCGAACTCCATCCCGTCGGCCTGCGGAAGATCCCAGTTGCGCTGGATGATGAAGCTCTGACGGCGGGCACGGAAGAAATTGGCGAACAGTTCGCCGAAATTGTGAAGGTTGGTGAAGGAAAGCGTGGTGGTCTGCATGGTCTTCTCCTGGTTGGTGGGGGCCAACCCTGCGGAGCGACCGCGAACGGTGATATGATCCTACAGCAGGCGGTAATCCTTGGCGCGCTGCAATGCCTCGGCAGTGGTCTTGGCCATCAGCCGTTCGCGGGCCGATATGAGACGGGCCTTGAACGCACTTTCCGTGATTCCCAGCTTGGCGGCCGCCGCAGCGTGACGATCCCCTTCCGCGATGCACCGAAGGGCTTCTTGCTGAGCCTTTGTCAGGCTCTCCGGTGGCTCTGTCATGTCGTGAAGCCGCCGTACCATTGTCGAGATCACCTCGATCTCGTCATTCGTGAATTCTCGCGTGTCATGGGCGCAGCCGGCGATGGTGCGCGATTTCAGCAGCCCGCAGGCAACGATGACACCGTAGTTCAGCCCGTGATTCGCCGCCTCTTTCATGATTCCGAAAGGATCGGGAATGGGCAGCGCGGACCAGCGAATCGCCCCCGAGGCGGAAAACCCCCAGGCAATCGTCGGATCACGCAAGGCATAGCCATTCTCGGCATATCGCTCGGTCCAGGCGACGGGATAGGCCTGGAACTGCATGATGGGGGCGGCGTAGCGGATATGAAGCGCCACGTAATATCCCATCGGGGCCACCTTTCGGAGGCGGGCGAGGACAGCGTTGATTTCGGCGCGTGAGGACATGTCTTTTTAGATAGATTGCCGGTGGTTGCGTCAATAATTAGGGGATTGATTAAGTTCGCGCCAACAGCCCCCTGACCGACGCCGCACCTCACCCTGCACGGCCAGCAGTAAATTTTCCATGAATTCAAAACGAAAAAGCCCGCGCAGCGGGGCTGCACGGGCATCTTCGATTTTGTGACGTTACGTCACAAGACTTTGGCAGGCTCAGGCTTCGAAGTCGGCGCCGGCTTCGGCCTCGGTCCGGGCGCGGTCGGCCGCCCCTTTTGCGGTCACGTCACGCTCGACGAATTCGATGATCGCCATGGGCGCCATGTCCCCGTAGCGGAAGCCGGCCTTGAGAACGCGGACATAACCGCCCTGGCGATTGGCATAGCGCGGGCCGAGGATGTCGAACAGCCGTGCGACATGTTGGTCCTGCTTGAGCTGGGCAGCCGCCAGGCGGCGGGCATGCAGGTCACCGCGCTTGGCCAGCGTGATCAGCTTTTCGATGATCGGGCGCAGTTCCTTGGCCTTGGGCAGCGTCGTCTTGATCTGCTCATGCTCGATCAGGCTGCCGGCCATGTTGGAAAACAGGGCCTTGCGGTGTTCATGGGTGCGGTTCAGGCGGCGATAGCCGCGGGCGTGACGCATGATTGTCTCCTATGTCGTCTTTTTGCTTTGTCCGGCCCCCCTGCGTGCGAGGGACTCTCCTTGGGGCAGGTCATGCCCGGTCGTCGCGCAGGGGCGCTTGCGCCCCCGCGAAAGCCTCAGAACTGGTCGTCGAAACGCTTGGCCAGATCCTCGATGTTCTCGGGCGGCCAGTCCACGACATCCATGCCCAGATGCAGGCCCATGCCCGACAACACTTCCTTGATTTCGTTCAAGGACTTGCGGCCGAAATTCGGCGTCCGCAGCATCTCGGCCTCGGTCTTCTGGATGAGGTCGCCGATATAGACGATGTTGTCATTCTTGAGGCAGTTGGCCGAACGGACCGACAGCTCCAGCTCATCGACCTTCTTGAGCAGGCGGGGATCAAACTCCAGCCCGTCCTCGGCATCGGCGCTCTGCGAGGTTTCGGTTTCCTCGAAGTTGACGAACACCGCCAGCTGGTCCTGAAGGATGCGCGCCGCATAGGCGACGGCGTCCTCGGGCGACAGGCTGCCGTCGGTTTCGACCCGCATGGTCAGCTTGTCATAGTCCAGCACCTGCCCCTCGCGGGTGGGGGTGACTTCATAGCTGACACGCTTGACGGGCGAGAAGATGGCGTCGATCGGAATGAGGCCGATGGGCGCATCCTCGGGCCGGTTGCGATCGGCCGCGACATAGCCCTTGCCGCCGGCGACGGTCAGTTCCATGTTCAGATCCGCCCCCTCGTCGAGGTGACAGATCACGTGGTCGCGGTTCAGCACCGTGATGCCCGACGTCTCGGCAATCTGCCCGGCGGTAACGGCGCCCGGCCCCTTGGCCGACAACGTCAGCCGCTTGGGCCCGTCCACGTCCATCCGCAAGGTCACGCCCTTGAGGTTCAGGACGATGTCGGTGACATCCTCGCGCACCCCGGCGACCGAGGAGAACTCGTGCAGGACATTGTCGATCTGCACGCTGGTGATCGCCGCCCCCTGCAGCGAGGACATCAGCACGCGGCGCAGCGCGTTGCCCAGCGTCAGGCCGAAGCCCCGCTCGAGCGGTTCGGCCACAACCGTCG encodes the following:
- a CDS encoding amino acid ABC transporter permease — translated: MTSAAPQGQPFRLSMLVRDRHYRSLLIQAAVFILVMLAAAWLVNNTVQNLARMGKTFDFSFLRNRAGYDIPFTVIPYDPGRSHLRAAMVGLANTLLVSALGCLFATIIGVLAGVLRLSGNWLVSRLVGTYVEIVRNVPLLLWILVVLAVFTEVLPGPREYRPAGPDGTAAASMLLGAVAPTNRYTAIPRLAIDNDPGAVVLGGLRIDAVLLAFALGLAAAFCINHWVRARARARQQATGRRPATWWITLLLFAAPILLLSRIFAVHLVRPELKGFNFAGGINLDNAFVVLLLALSIYTGSYVAEIVRAGILSVSRGQAEAAAALGLRPRSIMGLVVLPQALRVIIPPLISQYLNLTKNSSLAIAVGYPDLRATLGGTTLNQTGREMESMIVMMGIYLAISLTISAVLNVYNVRIKLKER
- a CDS encoding amino acid ABC transporter substrate-binding protein is translated as MRNLAFLATVGATALMAGGALAAEGDTLAQVKSRGVLNCGVNAGLVGFAAPDANGNWSGFDIAICKAVAAAVLGDATKVKYVPTTGQTRFTALSSGEVDVLARNSTWTFQRDTDLKLDFAGVNYYDGQGFMVRKDLGVTSAKELEGATICVQTGTSTELNLADWAKSNNVTYKAVNIDSNAEGEQQYTAGACDAYTTDASGLAATRAAFADPDNHIILPEIISKEPLGPVVRHGDNNWGDIVRWTLFALISAEEYGITSANLEEQSKSSTNPDVQRMLGTTDDYGKMLGLDKEWAKRAIAASGNYGEIFAANIGEQTPIGLARGLNALWTQGGLMYAMPFR
- a CDS encoding ATP12 family chaperone protein yields the protein MSEWKARRFWKAASVAPEGGGWQILLDGRPIRTPGKLALVMPNRALAEAIAGEWDAQAEVIDPNAMPLTRAANSAVEKVTPQFAAVADMLAGYGGTDLLSYRASGPAALAERQAAGWDPLIDWAARALKAPLRITEGVMPVAQDAGALARLRDRLDALTPWQLTALHDLVTLPGSLILGLAVLERRLDADTAHALSRIDETFQAEQWGRDDEAETAAAARLEGMRAAARLLDLLAG
- a CDS encoding HAD-IA family hydrolase, translated to MKLVIWDIDGTLVDSHAVIMDSMGAGMRAAGLPTLPDRAVSAIVGLSLPVAVETLLPDADEATRARVVDGYRAAYSAARVRNESPLFPGARDLLGRLAARDDVLMAVATGKSRRGLDALLAAHDLGGLFVTTQCADDHPSKPAPGMVIACLRAAGAAAGDAVMVGDTSFDMQMAANAGVAGIGVAWGHHGPDDLRAAGARAVAADMAGLGRLLDGVLG
- a CDS encoding RluA family pseudouridine synthase, whose protein sequence is MSGVQIIRVGAEEGEQRLDRWLRRRFPQLNQIAVEKMCRKGELRVDGARVKPAARIIAGQDIRIPPLPDSAPVPAAPRPALRETDAQMIQSAVLWKDDHVIALNKPPGLPSQGGSGQGERHVDGLSAALMFGYKERPKLVHRLDKDTSGVLLLARTDRVARRLSESFRARTTRKIYWAAVAGVPSPRMGTVRFGLVKAPGHGRGGEGERMMAIHPAKVDQTEGARRATTDYAVLDSLGTRVSWAALVPITGRTHQLRAHMAELGHPIIGDGKYGGSGQENLGDGWGAQLGGEISRKLHLHARSISFDHPVTGKRITLTAPLPDHMARTWQTLGWHENDVPADPFEDAP
- the crcB gene encoding fluoride efflux transporter CrcB is translated as MMNPFLQVALGGAAGSLARYGVSRAALAAFGPGFPAATLAVNILGSFLMGLAASRAGQFGPLLMTGLLGGFTTFSAFSLDTVTLWTRGQHGAAAAYVAASVALSLGALALGLFLARPA
- a CDS encoding replication-associated recombination protein A, with the translated sequence MADLFDSLPPDPVPSSVKAGASAHRPLADRLRPRLLAEVIGQSAVLGENGPLGAMLAAGSLSSVILWGPPGVGKTTIARLLADRTDRAFVQISAIFSGVPELRKVFDAARLRNEAGQGTLLFVDEIHRFNKAQQDSFLPHMEDGTILLVGATTENPSFELNAALLSRAQVVVLKRLELADLELLAQRAERELGRPLPLDGHAREALLAMADGDGRAALNLIEQVMAWKTDRPLSAEALSQRLMRRAAKYDKAGDEHFNLISALHKSVRGSDPDAALYWLARMLEGGEDPRYLARRITRMAVEDIGLADPAAQRHCLDAWALYERLGSPEGELALAQAVIYLALAPKSNAGYAAYKAARAEAKRTGSLMPPAHILNAPTRLMKEQGYGAGYAYDHDEENAFSGQNYFPEGMKRPVLYQPVERGFERELKKRLDWFVTQRLRRGG
- a CDS encoding acyl-homoserine-lactone synthase, giving the protein MQTTTLSFTNLHNFGELFANFFRARRQSFIIQRNWDLPQADGMEFDQYDTPQSRWVAVHDGATVLAGMRLTPTTASCGIYSYMIRDAQRGVLGGSIPQDLLYDEAPVDEHTWEATRLFVSHDTPQAIRRKVHGELVRTMIACARDVGATRLLSLNGECWPRMFSRCKIEAEAIGRLCWIDDGYYQCTAINLAGKMH
- a CDS encoding autoinducer binding domain-containing protein, yielding MSSRAEINAVLARLRKVAPMGYYVALHIRYAAPIMQFQAYPVAWTERYAENGYALRDPTIAWGFSASGAIRWSALPIPDPFGIMKEAANHGLNYGVIVACGLLKSRTIAGCAHDTREFTNDEIEVISTMVRRLHDMTEPPESLTKAQQEALRCIAEGDRHAAAAAKLGITESAFKARLISARERLMAKTTAEALQRAKDYRLL
- the rplQ gene encoding 50S ribosomal protein L17 translates to MRHARGYRRLNRTHEHRKALFSNMAGSLIEHEQIKTTLPKAKELRPIIEKLITLAKRGDLHARRLAAAQLKQDQHVARLFDILGPRYANRQGGYVRVLKAGFRYGDMAPMAIIEFVERDVTAKGAADRARTEAEAGADFEA
- a CDS encoding DNA-directed RNA polymerase subunit alpha gives rise to the protein MIHKNWAELIKPAQLDVRPGADASRVATVVAEPLERGFGLTLGNALRRVLMSSLQGAAITSVQIDNVLHEFSSVAGVREDVTDIVLNLKGVTLRMDVDGPKRLTLSAKGPGAVTAGQIAETSGITVLNRDHVICHLDEGADLNMELTVAGGKGYVAADRNRPEDAPIGLIPIDAIFSPVKRVSYEVTPTREGQVLDYDKLTMRVETDGSLSPEDAVAYAARILQDQLAVFVNFEETETSQSADAEDGLEFDPRLLKKVDELELSVRSANCLKNDNIVYIGDLIQKTEAEMLRTPNFGRKSLNEIKEVLSGMGLHLGMDVVDWPPENIEDLAKRFDDQF